A genomic segment from Nocardiopsis sp. Huas11 encodes:
- the paaZ gene encoding phenylacetic acid degradation bifunctional protein PaaZ: protein MAAVLESYAQGSWFTPSDEGTPLPDANTGETVALFSRKGPDVSAMVEYARTVGGPGVRALTFHQRASLLKEVGKHLMEYKDEFYALSHRTGATKRDTMVDVDGGFGTLFSFSSKGRRELPNSTVILDGPLEPLGKGGTFVAQHVYTSRPGVAVQINAFNFPVWGMLEKLAPAFIAGLPSIVKPAPQTAYLTVAVVRRIIESGLLPEGSLQLLTAGHEGLVDALGPQDILSFTGSASTGAILRNHPNVVSGGVQLNVEADSLNCSILGPDVAAEDPEFDLYVKQVVAEMTVKAGQKCTAIRRILVPESMADAVTEALTDRLSKVVIGAADQAETRMGPLVSLAQRDEVRRSVKALRTSCELVYGDLDQVEVAGGDAESGAFVSPILLRAEAEAAEPHEVEAFGPVATIITYGSVAEAVELAARGRGSLVGSLVTQDEDVAREVVLGSAPWHGRILVLNREDAKESTGHGSPMPVLVHGGPGRAGGGEEMGGVRGVKHHMQRTAVQGTPDMLTAITGQWTTGSRRAVGDVHPFRKNLAELRIGDTIESAERTVTRADIDHFAEFTGDTFYAHTDEEAAAANPLFGGIVAHGYLVVSLAAGLFVDPDPGPVLANFGVDNLRFLTPVKEDATIKVTLTAKQITPRTNAEYGEVRWDALVTDQDGEPVATYDVLTLVAKGEE, encoded by the coding sequence GTGGCCGCAGTACTGGAGAGCTACGCGCAGGGATCATGGTTCACCCCGTCGGACGAGGGCACGCCCCTGCCCGACGCCAACACCGGCGAGACCGTCGCCCTGTTCTCGCGGAAGGGCCCCGACGTCTCCGCCATGGTGGAGTACGCGCGGACCGTGGGCGGGCCCGGCGTGCGGGCGCTGACCTTCCATCAGCGAGCCAGCCTCCTCAAGGAGGTGGGCAAGCACCTCATGGAGTACAAGGACGAGTTCTACGCCCTCTCCCACCGCACCGGCGCCACCAAGCGCGACACCATGGTCGACGTCGACGGCGGATTCGGCACACTGTTCAGCTTCTCCAGCAAGGGGCGGCGCGAGCTGCCCAACTCCACGGTCATCCTGGACGGTCCGCTGGAGCCGCTGGGCAAGGGCGGCACCTTCGTCGCCCAGCACGTGTACACCTCCCGCCCGGGTGTGGCCGTGCAGATCAACGCCTTCAACTTCCCCGTGTGGGGAATGTTGGAGAAGCTCGCGCCCGCCTTCATCGCGGGCCTGCCGAGCATCGTCAAGCCCGCTCCGCAGACCGCGTACCTGACGGTCGCGGTCGTGCGGCGGATCATCGAGTCCGGGCTGCTGCCCGAGGGGTCCCTCCAGCTGCTCACGGCGGGCCACGAGGGCCTGGTCGACGCGCTCGGCCCGCAGGACATCCTGTCCTTCACCGGTTCGGCGTCCACCGGGGCGATCCTGCGCAACCACCCGAACGTGGTCAGCGGCGGCGTGCAGCTCAATGTGGAGGCCGACTCGCTCAACTGCTCGATCCTGGGGCCGGACGTGGCCGCCGAGGACCCGGAGTTCGACCTGTACGTCAAGCAGGTCGTGGCGGAGATGACCGTCAAGGCCGGGCAAAAGTGCACCGCCATCCGCCGGATCCTGGTGCCCGAGTCGATGGCCGACGCCGTCACCGAGGCGCTGACCGACCGGCTGTCGAAGGTCGTCATCGGTGCCGCCGACCAGGCCGAGACCCGGATGGGTCCGCTGGTCTCGCTCGCCCAGCGCGACGAGGTCCGCAGGTCAGTCAAGGCGCTGCGCACCTCCTGCGAGCTGGTCTACGGCGACCTGGACCAGGTGGAGGTGGCCGGCGGCGACGCCGAGTCCGGCGCGTTCGTCTCCCCGATCCTGCTGCGGGCGGAGGCCGAAGCCGCCGAGCCGCACGAGGTGGAGGCGTTCGGGCCGGTCGCCACGATCATCACGTACGGGTCCGTGGCCGAGGCCGTGGAGCTGGCGGCGCGCGGCCGGGGCAGCCTGGTGGGGTCGCTGGTGACTCAGGATGAGGACGTGGCCCGCGAGGTCGTGCTCGGTTCGGCGCCGTGGCACGGGCGGATCCTGGTGCTCAACCGGGAGGACGCCAAGGAGTCCACCGGGCACGGTTCACCGATGCCGGTGCTGGTGCACGGCGGTCCCGGCCGCGCGGGCGGCGGCGAGGAGATGGGCGGTGTGCGGGGCGTCAAGCACCACATGCAGCGCACGGCCGTGCAGGGGACGCCGGACATGCTCACGGCGATCACCGGTCAGTGGACGACCGGATCGCGGCGCGCGGTCGGGGACGTGCACCCGTTCCGCAAGAACCTGGCGGAGCTGCGGATCGGCGACACGATCGAGTCGGCCGAGCGCACGGTGACCCGGGCGGACATCGACCACTTCGCGGAGTTCACGGGCGACACGTTCTACGCGCACACCGACGAGGAGGCCGCCGCGGCCAACCCGCTGTTCGGCGGGATCGTGGCGCACGGGTACCTGGTGGTCTCGCTCGCGGCGGGGCTGTTCGTGGACCCGGATCCGGGTCCGGTGCTGGCCAACTTCGGTGTGGACAACCTGCGGTTCCTCACGCCGGTCAAGGAGGACGCGACGATCAAGGTGACGCTGACCGCCAAGCAGATCACCCCGCGCACGAACGCCGAGTACGGCGAGGTGCGCTGGGACGCGCTCGTGACCGACCAGGACGGCGAGCCGGTGGCGACCTACGACGTGCTCACCCTCGTCGCCAAGGGCGAGGAGTAG